From Oceanococcus sp. HetDA_MAG_MS8, the proteins below share one genomic window:
- a CDS encoding aspartate aminotransferase family protein, with amino-acid sequence MTVDRTTFDAVMAPNYNPAAVIPVRGKGARLWDQEGRDFIDFAGGIAVNCLGHAHPKLVAALEEQGRKLWHLSNVYTNEPALKLAQTLCEATFADKVFFCNSGAEANEAALKLARRWAYDKFGEDKDQIIAFKQAFHGRTFFTVTVGGQPAYAEGFGPKPGAIDHVPYNDLAALEALISERTCAVMLEPLQGEGGVIPADPDFLAGVRALCDKHQALMICDEVQSGVGRVGSLYAYQEYGVTPDILTTAKALGGGFPIGAMLSTAEIMEHLKVGTHGSTYGGNPLGCAVAQAVLDEVNQPAFLAGVKEREQLFREHLEGIKSRHGVFAEVRGKGLLLGAVMAEEYQGCARDVLNAGVAHGVMALVAGPNVVRMAPALNITPEDIAEGMQRLDKAVAHWLEQRASA; translated from the coding sequence ATGACCGTGGACCGCACCACTTTTGATGCCGTAATGGCTCCGAATTACAACCCCGCCGCGGTCATTCCGGTGCGTGGTAAAGGTGCGCGACTGTGGGATCAAGAAGGCCGCGATTTCATCGATTTTGCCGGTGGCATCGCGGTGAACTGTTTGGGGCATGCCCATCCCAAGTTAGTGGCCGCCTTGGAAGAGCAGGGCCGCAAGCTTTGGCATCTCAGCAATGTTTACACCAATGAGCCCGCACTGAAGTTGGCGCAAACCCTCTGCGAGGCCACTTTTGCCGACAAGGTGTTTTTCTGTAATTCGGGGGCTGAAGCCAATGAAGCGGCGTTGAAACTGGCGCGGCGCTGGGCTTATGACAAATTCGGTGAAGACAAAGACCAGATTATTGCCTTCAAGCAGGCCTTTCACGGCCGTACCTTCTTTACCGTCACCGTCGGTGGGCAGCCGGCCTATGCCGAGGGCTTCGGCCCCAAACCCGGCGCTATTGACCACGTGCCCTACAACGATCTGGCCGCGCTGGAAGCGCTGATTTCCGAGCGTACCTGTGCGGTGATGCTAGAACCCTTGCAAGGGGAGGGCGGTGTGATTCCGGCCGACCCCGATTTCCTGGCAGGCGTGCGTGCCCTGTGTGATAAGCATCAGGCGCTGATGATCTGCGACGAGGTGCAGTCTGGTGTCGGGCGCGTGGGTTCTTTGTATGCCTACCAGGAATACGGAGTGACACCCGACATTCTCACCACCGCTAAAGCCTTGGGCGGAGGCTTCCCCATTGGGGCAATGCTGAGCACGGCCGAGATCATGGAGCACCTCAAGGTAGGTACCCATGGCAGCACCTATGGCGGCAACCCACTGGGCTGCGCCGTGGCTCAAGCGGTGCTGGATGAAGTGAATCAGCCGGCCTTCCTGGCCGGCGTTAAAGAACGTGAGCAGCTGTTCCGCGAGCATCTCGAGGGCATCAAGAGCCGCCACGGCGTTTTCGCCGAAGTGCGCGGCAAAGGCTTGCTGCTGGGCGCCGTGATGGCCGAGGAGTATCAGGGCTGCGCCCGTGATGTCCTCAACGCAGGGGTTGCCCATGGTGTGATGGCCTTGGTTGCCGGGCCGAATGTGGTGCGGATGGCACCGGCGCTGAACATTACTCCTGAGGACATCGCCGAAGGAATGCAGCGACTAGATAAGGCTGTGGCTCATTGGCTGGAGCAGCGCGCAAGCGCCTGA
- a CDS encoding Lrp/AsnC family transcriptional regulator, which translates to MMKELDRQLLAALRHNARMSTSALARTLGVSRSTVQSRIQKLESEGVIQGYSVVLGDRYLEGRMRAHVLITVEQRLTPRLNRLLEGIPEIVALHAISGEFDLIVEVEADGPPALNQVLDRVSALEGILRTQTSVILETRLSR; encoded by the coding sequence TTGATGAAAGAGCTGGATCGGCAGCTACTCGCAGCGCTCAGACACAACGCCCGCATGAGCACCTCCGCCTTAGCAAGAACCCTGGGAGTGTCGCGCTCAACCGTGCAAAGCCGTATTCAGAAATTGGAGTCGGAGGGTGTCATTCAGGGCTACTCGGTGGTCCTAGGCGATCGCTATTTGGAGGGGCGCATGCGGGCCCATGTGCTCATTACTGTGGAGCAGCGATTAACGCCCCGTCTCAATCGCCTGCTGGAGGGCATTCCAGAAATCGTAGCCCTGCATGCCATCAGCGGGGAGTTTGACCTGATCGTAGAAGTCGAAGCAGACGGGCCGCCCGCGTTGAATCAGGTGCTAGACCGAGTCAGTGCCCTGGAGGGTATTTTGCGCACCCAAACTTCGGTGATTCTGGAAACGCGATTGTCGCGTTGA
- a CDS encoding SufE family protein, producing the protein MTLDDLKAAFELAGDWEERYAIIIDLGKKMPGLPAELQVEDNIVKGCMSQVWMVAEVDEQGRLHVRADSDALIVKGLIAVLLLIIADKTPAEVAQLDIAAEMDALDLARHVSVNRRNGLSSMVLRVRQLAAESLAD; encoded by the coding sequence ATGACCTTAGATGATCTCAAAGCCGCTTTTGAGCTGGCGGGCGATTGGGAAGAGCGTTACGCCATCATTATTGACCTGGGCAAAAAAATGCCTGGGCTGCCTGCCGAGCTGCAGGTCGAAGACAATATCGTGAAGGGCTGCATGAGCCAGGTCTGGATGGTGGCTGAAGTCGACGAGCAGGGCCGTTTGCATGTCCGCGCGGATTCCGACGCTTTGATCGTCAAGGGCTTAATCGCGGTGCTGCTCCTCATCATTGCCGATAAAACTCCGGCTGAGGTTGCCCAGCTCGATATAGCGGCCGAAATGGATGCTCTGGACCTAGCCCGGCACGTAAGTGTGAACCGCCGTAATGGCCTGTCCTCCATGGTGCTGCGGGTCCGCCAACTGGCGGCAGAATCGCTGGCGGATTGA
- a CDS encoding mannose-1-phosphate guanylyltransferase/mannose-6-phosphate isomerase: MLTCVLLTGGSGTRLWPLSRRDFPKQFLALDNEASLLENTVQRMRGICADQQLLAVGGEAHRFIVREHLDRQDAHAAPVLLEPCARNTAPAVTLAALHAAATTGPDTILLVSPADHVVRDQEAFKAAVRSAMPLAQAGALVTFGIQPDRPETGYGYIQAGAQRPDGAFDIARFVEKPDLATAQSYLQDGGYTWNAGVFVFTADTLLSEMRQFAPDIVRACEEALAGETQDGLFVRVDAQAFAACPEDSIDYAVMEKTDKAVVLPLDCGWNDVGSFNYLRELGSPDAEGNVQRGDVHMQDCRNTSVLARSRLVAAVGLDDLVVVETDDAVLVSRADRLQEVKTVAKGLDAQGRNEAVHHPQVFRPWGSYEGVDAGPRHQVKRIVVKPGQKLSLQMHHHRAEHWIVVKGTAKVSCGDKTFLLTEDQSTYIPLGTTHRLENPGTIPLELIEVQTGSYLGEDDIVRFEDDYGRKQ, encoded by the coding sequence ATGCTGACTTGTGTGTTGCTGACCGGTGGCTCCGGAACACGGCTTTGGCCGCTGTCGCGGCGAGATTTTCCCAAGCAATTTTTAGCTTTGGATAACGAGGCCAGCTTGCTGGAAAACACGGTGCAGCGCATGCGCGGCATCTGCGCTGATCAGCAGTTGCTGGCGGTGGGTGGTGAAGCGCATCGCTTCATTGTGCGCGAGCATTTAGATCGCCAAGACGCCCATGCAGCACCCGTGCTCCTTGAGCCCTGTGCGCGGAATACCGCGCCAGCCGTGACCTTAGCGGCCTTACACGCCGCCGCAACCACTGGGCCCGATACCATTTTGCTGGTCAGTCCTGCGGACCACGTGGTCCGTGATCAGGAGGCTTTTAAAGCGGCGGTGCGCAGCGCCATGCCCCTGGCTCAGGCCGGCGCTTTGGTTACCTTTGGCATTCAGCCCGATCGCCCTGAGACCGGCTATGGCTACATCCAGGCTGGCGCGCAGCGGCCGGATGGGGCCTTCGACATTGCGCGCTTTGTGGAGAAACCCGATCTGGCCACCGCCCAGAGCTACTTGCAAGATGGGGGCTACACCTGGAATGCGGGGGTTTTTGTGTTTACCGCAGACACGTTGCTCAGCGAGATGCGCCAGTTCGCGCCAGACATCGTGCGTGCCTGCGAAGAGGCTTTGGCCGGAGAAACGCAGGACGGTCTGTTTGTTCGCGTAGATGCCCAAGCCTTCGCGGCCTGTCCGGAAGACTCTATTGACTATGCCGTGATGGAGAAAACCGACAAAGCCGTGGTGCTGCCCTTGGATTGTGGCTGGAACGATGTGGGGTCCTTCAACTACCTGCGTGAGCTCGGCAGCCCGGATGCCGAAGGCAATGTGCAGCGCGGCGATGTGCATATGCAGGATTGCAGGAATACCTCGGTGCTGGCCCGCTCGCGTTTGGTGGCCGCGGTGGGTTTGGATGATCTGGTGGTGGTGGAAACCGATGACGCGGTGCTGGTTAGCCGTGCAGATCGCCTCCAAGAGGTCAAAACCGTTGCCAAGGGCTTAGATGCGCAGGGGCGTAATGAAGCCGTACACCATCCCCAAGTGTTCCGCCCCTGGGGGTCCTATGAGGGTGTGGATGCGGGACCGCGCCACCAGGTAAAGCGCATTGTGGTCAAGCCAGGGCAGAAACTGAGCCTGCAGATGCATCATCACCGCGCGGAGCATTGGATCGTGGTCAAGGGCACTGCCAAAGTGAGCTGTGGCGATAAGACCTTTTTGCTCACCGAAGACCAATCCACCTACATCCCGCTGGGCACCACGCACCGCCTAGAAAACCCCGGCACCATTCCTTTGGAGCTGATCGAGGTGCAAACCGGCAGTTATTTAGGTGAGGACGATATCGTGCGCTTTGAAGATGACTATGGACGTAAACAATGA
- a CDS encoding ribonucleoside-diphosphate reductase subunit alpha produces the protein MDATTEAPAAPAGRLPQSSAKPANTEVNATAPGTYKVIRRNGKVTPYDPSKIKVALTKAFLAVEGGQAAESKRVHDTVAQLTEQVSQGVTRNLPGGGTVHIEDIQDQVELALMRSGEHKVARSYVLYRDQQAQKRAAKQAESAAVQEAPQLHVRGADGSLQPLDASRIHQLAVEACEGIADVDPEKVTQDILRNLYDEISEADLAQAPTLAARALIETEANYSLVAARLLMDKLRHEALTKLGMSTLYATHSEMRELYPSYFRSYVKQAVEWELLDDTLLQYDLERLGQALLPDRDNQFNFLGLQTLYDRYFIHHDGDRFELPQAFFMRVAMGLAINEVDREERAIEFYTLLSSFDFMSSTPTLFNSATLRPQLSSCYLTTVPDDLTGIFGAIHDNAMLSKFAGGLGNDWTPVRGMGAYIKGTNGKSQGVVPFLKVANDTAVAVNQGGKRKGAVCAYLETWHRDIEEFVELRKNTGDERRRTHDMNTANWVPDLFMKRVLEEGQWTLFSPDEVPDLHDLTGRAFEERYVQYEDKADRGEIRNYKRIPAVQLWRKMLGQLFETGHPWVTFKDPCNLRSPQQHVGVVHSSNLCTEITLNTSPGKEIAVCNLGSVNLAQHVVKREDGTVELDREKLQKTVRTAMRMLDNVIEYNYYSVGTARDSNLRHRPVGLGLMGFQDALYKLGLPYESDDAVQFADESMELISYYAIDASSELAAERGSYKSYPGSLWSQGILPIDSIEKLAENRGEGQLDQDRSQRLDWDSLREKVKTVGMRNSNCMAIAPTATIANITGVSQSIEPTYQNLYVKSNLSGEFTVANPYLVQELKARDLWDEVMVHDLKFYDGSVQQIDRVPDDVKALFKCAFEIDASWLVKAGSRRQKWLDQAQSLNLYMREPSGRKLDELYKLAWKSGLKTTYYLRTMGATHSEKTTIEDSRLNKVAGGNAGNNPVASSAPSPTPTASPEPAPQACSILDPDCEACQ, from the coding sequence ATGGATGCCACCACCGAAGCTCCTGCTGCTCCTGCCGGTCGTCTACCGCAGTCGAGCGCAAAGCCCGCCAACACCGAAGTCAACGCCACTGCTCCTGGCACCTATAAGGTGATTCGCCGAAATGGCAAAGTCACACCTTATGACCCCAGCAAGATCAAGGTCGCATTGACCAAGGCCTTTCTGGCTGTAGAAGGTGGTCAAGCAGCGGAATCCAAGCGGGTTCACGACACGGTGGCGCAGCTCACCGAACAAGTCAGCCAAGGGGTGACCCGGAACCTGCCCGGCGGTGGCACCGTTCACATTGAAGACATCCAAGACCAAGTCGAACTGGCGCTGATGCGCTCTGGTGAACACAAGGTGGCACGCTCCTATGTGTTGTACCGCGACCAACAGGCGCAAAAGCGGGCTGCGAAGCAGGCCGAGTCGGCCGCCGTACAAGAAGCCCCGCAGCTCCATGTTCGGGGTGCAGACGGCAGTCTGCAGCCGCTGGATGCCAGCCGAATCCATCAGCTTGCTGTTGAAGCCTGTGAAGGCATTGCCGATGTAGACCCCGAAAAGGTCACACAGGACATCCTGCGTAATCTGTATGACGAAATCTCGGAAGCCGACCTCGCTCAGGCGCCCACCCTGGCAGCGCGTGCGCTGATTGAAACCGAGGCCAACTACTCGCTGGTGGCGGCCCGCTTGCTGATGGACAAGCTGCGCCATGAAGCGCTGACCAAGTTGGGTATGTCGACCCTGTACGCCACGCACAGCGAAATGCGTGAGCTGTACCCCAGCTACTTCCGTAGCTACGTGAAGCAGGCTGTGGAATGGGAACTCTTAGACGACACCCTGCTGCAGTACGACTTGGAGCGTTTGGGCCAAGCCCTGTTGCCGGATCGGGACAACCAGTTCAACTTCCTGGGTCTGCAAACCCTCTACGACCGTTACTTCATCCATCACGACGGCGACCGCTTCGAGCTGCCGCAGGCCTTCTTTATGCGGGTAGCTATGGGACTCGCCATCAATGAAGTCGATCGTGAAGAGCGCGCCATCGAGTTCTACACCCTGCTGTCGTCCTTCGACTTCATGTCGTCCACGCCGACCCTATTCAACTCGGCCACCCTGCGTCCGCAGCTCTCCAGCTGCTACTTGACCACGGTGCCTGACGACCTCACCGGCATTTTCGGCGCCATTCACGACAACGCCATGCTGTCCAAATTCGCCGGCGGTCTGGGCAACGACTGGACCCCGGTTCGCGGCATGGGCGCCTACATCAAAGGCACCAACGGCAAGAGCCAAGGCGTGGTGCCCTTCTTAAAAGTGGCCAACGACACCGCCGTCGCGGTCAACCAGGGCGGCAAGCGTAAGGGCGCCGTCTGCGCCTACCTCGAAACTTGGCACCGCGACATTGAAGAGTTCGTGGAGCTGCGCAAGAACACCGGCGATGAGCGCCGCCGCACCCACGACATGAACACCGCCAACTGGGTGCCGGATCTGTTTATGAAGCGGGTGCTGGAAGAAGGTCAGTGGACCCTGTTCTCACCCGACGAAGTGCCGGACCTTCACGACCTCACCGGCCGCGCCTTTGAAGAGCGCTATGTGCAGTACGAAGACAAGGCTGACCGCGGCGAAATTCGTAACTACAAGCGCATTCCGGCCGTGCAGCTGTGGCGCAAAATGTTGGGCCAGCTCTTCGAAACCGGCCACCCTTGGGTAACCTTCAAAGATCCCTGCAACCTGCGCAGTCCGCAACAGCATGTGGGCGTGGTGCACTCCTCCAACCTGTGCACCGAGATCACACTGAACACCTCGCCTGGCAAGGAAATCGCCGTGTGCAACCTGGGCTCGGTGAACCTGGCCCAGCATGTGGTCAAGCGCGAAGACGGCACGGTGGAGCTGGACCGCGAGAAACTGCAGAAGACCGTGCGCACCGCCATGCGCATGCTGGACAACGTCATCGAGTACAACTACTACTCGGTCGGTACCGCGCGCGATTCCAACCTGCGTCACCGTCCAGTCGGCTTGGGCCTGATGGGCTTCCAAGATGCCTTGTACAAGCTAGGCCTGCCTTATGAGTCGGACGATGCGGTGCAGTTTGCCGATGAGTCCATGGAACTCATCAGCTACTACGCTATTGACGCTTCCAGCGAATTAGCTGCCGAGCGTGGCAGCTATAAGAGCTACCCGGGCAGCCTATGGAGCCAAGGCATTCTGCCCATCGACAGTATCGAAAAGCTGGCAGAAAACCGTGGCGAAGGCCAACTCGATCAAGATCGCAGCCAGCGTCTGGATTGGGACAGCCTGCGTGAGAAGGTCAAGACCGTGGGCATGCGCAACTCCAATTGCATGGCCATTGCGCCTACGGCCACCATCGCGAACATCACCGGCGTCTCGCAATCCATCGAGCCCACCTACCAGAACCTTTACGTGAAATCGAACCTTTCCGGCGAGTTCACAGTGGCCAACCCCTACCTGGTGCAAGAGCTCAAAGCGCGCGACCTCTGGGATGAAGTGATGGTGCACGACCTCAAGTTCTACGACGGCTCGGTGCAACAAATTGACCGCGTACCGGACGACGTCAAAGCCCTGTTTAAGTGCGCCTTTGAAATCGATGCCAGCTGGCTGGTCAAAGCGGGTAGCCGCCGGCAAAAGTGGCTGGACCAAGCTCAAAGCCTCAACCTGTACATGCGTGAACCCTCGGGCCGCAAACTGGACGAGCTGTACAAGCTAGCATGGAAGAGTGGCCTGAAAACCACGTACTACCTGCGCACTATGGGTGCAACGCACAGTGAGAAAACCACCATTGAAGATAGCCGCCTGAACAAAGTGGCCGGTGGTAATGCCGGAAACAACCCAGTCGCCTCTTCCGCACCTAGCCCCACACCCACGGCCAGCCCAGAACCCGCACCTCAAGCCTGCTCCATCCTCGACCCGGATTGTGAGGCATGCCAGTAA
- a CDS encoding ribonucleotide-diphosphate reductase subunit beta: MLNWDDTPNTTDAQPAAKPQAQPMPSTAGMVGNVDHPPTDPAAVGATGLESVEMGASRIQVDDKKIINCKADLNQLVPFKYKWAWEKYIDGCANHWMPNEISMAADLAMWQDPNGLTDDERLIIKRSLGFFASADSLVANNLVLAVYRHITNPECRQYLLRQAFEEALHTHAYQYCVESLGLDEAEVFNMYREIPSIHDKAAWALPYTQSLADPNFHTGTPEDNQRLLRDMIAFYVVFEGIFFYVGFVQLLSFGRRNKMMGVSEQIQYIMRDESMHMNFGIDVINQIKVENPDVWTEEFKAEVSNMLREATELEIRYAHDTMPRGVLGLNANMFNEYMKFICNRRCQQIGIDALYPGATNPFPWMSEMMDLKKEKNFFETRVTEYQTGGALSWD; this comes from the coding sequence ATGCTCAACTGGGACGACACACCAAACACCACCGACGCCCAACCTGCTGCCAAGCCGCAGGCGCAGCCCATGCCCAGCACGGCCGGCATGGTCGGCAACGTCGATCACCCACCCACAGACCCTGCTGCCGTCGGCGCAACGGGCCTGGAGTCTGTAGAAATGGGTGCCTCGCGCATTCAGGTCGACGATAAAAAAATCATCAACTGCAAGGCCGACCTGAACCAGCTTGTGCCCTTCAAGTACAAGTGGGCCTGGGAGAAGTACATCGACGGATGTGCCAACCACTGGATGCCCAACGAAATCTCTATGGCCGCCGACCTGGCCATGTGGCAAGACCCCAACGGCCTCACCGATGATGAGCGCCTGATCATCAAACGTTCGCTGGGCTTTTTCGCCTCGGCCGACTCGCTGGTGGCCAACAACCTGGTGCTGGCCGTGTACCGCCACATCACCAACCCCGAGTGCCGTCAGTACCTGCTGCGCCAGGCTTTTGAAGAAGCCCTGCACACCCATGCCTACCAGTACTGCGTGGAGTCGCTGGGTCTGGATGAAGCGGAAGTGTTCAACATGTACCGCGAAATCCCCTCCATCCACGACAAGGCCGCCTGGGCTCTGCCCTACACGCAGTCGCTGGCTGACCCCAACTTCCACACCGGCACCCCCGAAGACAACCAGCGCCTGCTGCGTGACATGATTGCCTTCTACGTGGTGTTTGAAGGCATCTTCTTCTACGTGGGCTTTGTGCAGCTGCTGTCCTTCGGTCGCCGCAACAAAATGATGGGTGTCTCCGAGCAGATCCAGTACATCATGCGCGACGAGTCCATGCACATGAACTTCGGTATCGACGTGATCAACCAGATCAAGGTCGAAAACCCCGATGTGTGGACCGAGGAGTTCAAGGCCGAAGTATCGAACATGCTGCGCGAAGCTACCGAGCTGGAAATTCGCTACGCCCACGACACCATGCCCCGCGGCGTGCTCGGCCTGAACGCCAACATGTTCAACGAGTACATGAAGTTCATCTGCAACCGCCGCTGTCAGCAGATCGGGATTGATGCGCTCTACCCCGGAGCCACCAACCCCTTCCCCTGGATGAGCGAAATGATGGACCTGAAGAAGGAGAAAAACTTCTTCGAAACCCGCGTCACCGAATACCAAACCGGTGGGGCCTTGAGCTGGGATTAA
- a CDS encoding DUF1302 family protein, with product MRATNLLSRAASGVTLVALSFGAQAIQFDFSAFGENFSGVLNNTGTFGYSWRIENRKDFLVGKLNLDPDLCSGPYQYCQGVHREQIHPAQQLARAPGVASVNLDDGNLNYDRGDITQAPLKINNDITIEWGNFGFFARGIGIYDYVNYDFEEFHPNRVTAENVDRTGTTGNTQTSNRYFDQVYGPGEVVREDRDHRTAEQAGLRYDLLDFNFYGTTPFFGDRDLIFRVGRQTVNWGQSTVAVVNSVNQAQPVNANSLYRLGFGLLEELFLPVGMIRASTQAFWDIDLEVYYQYEWEPIEIPTPGSFMSFIDVGSDNLRDNVNLTFSGHEDPDGVASFVDNPLALITPLSPTGELLPERRARDSGQFGVALKRYFYDLNNGTEFGLYFMNYHSKLPYASFYAADASCARREGNTAGIDATNTFEFLQACPNLPLTSSLQAQTALALEVAQLAVTNPGVLLTDFGATNPVTALTGLTNLLVGNPNEPLNDTLALDSIKVQLQYPEDIQMYGVSFNTTFGEYSFQGEVAYRPNLPLQVAIADLAFAALGPTLTRCHDQSIGCAGSQASRGYDESGNIVTYGSNDFVDARGENPYTDTINLIVGSLPGSARSFPSFIEPYRHGTIGETAPNSYIQGWIDGQVNQYNLGATRVLGASENWIFADQVILLYELAATHVLNMPDFHELQIEGPYTATTHASAGADGSGADGSQLACSSNPTCTVGPDGLRFNPFQERRSAFADAFSWGYRVVGRIRYESVLPGISVQPLFIWQHDIHGNAPGPAANFVEGRKQLNLLLEVQHERGYSFTLAYNMFTGAGRDNNYADRDNLGFFLKYQF from the coding sequence ATGCGTGCTACCAACTTGCTAAGCCGGGCTGCGTCCGGAGTGACCCTGGTTGCCCTCAGTTTCGGGGCTCAGGCGATTCAGTTTGATTTTTCGGCCTTCGGTGAGAACTTCTCCGGGGTGCTTAATAACACCGGGACCTTCGGGTACAGCTGGCGAATCGAGAACCGCAAGGACTTTCTCGTGGGCAAGCTCAACCTGGACCCTGATCTGTGTTCTGGCCCATACCAGTACTGTCAGGGCGTGCACCGCGAGCAGATTCACCCGGCTCAGCAGTTGGCGCGTGCGCCAGGTGTCGCCTCCGTCAACCTGGATGACGGCAACCTGAACTACGACCGCGGCGACATCACCCAGGCCCCGTTGAAGATCAACAACGACATCACGATTGAATGGGGAAACTTCGGCTTCTTCGCACGCGGAATCGGGATATACGACTACGTCAACTACGACTTCGAGGAGTTTCACCCAAACCGGGTCACGGCAGAGAATGTCGACCGCACTGGCACGACAGGGAACACGCAGACCTCAAACCGCTATTTTGATCAGGTCTATGGTCCCGGTGAGGTTGTTCGGGAAGATCGCGATCATCGGACAGCCGAACAGGCGGGGTTGCGGTATGACCTGCTGGACTTCAATTTCTACGGGACGACACCATTTTTTGGTGACCGTGACCTCATTTTCCGGGTGGGACGGCAAACGGTTAACTGGGGGCAGAGCACAGTGGCCGTCGTTAACAGCGTGAATCAGGCCCAGCCCGTGAATGCCAACAGCCTGTATCGCCTTGGCTTCGGCTTGCTGGAAGAGCTTTTCCTGCCTGTCGGAATGATCCGGGCAAGTACCCAGGCATTCTGGGACATCGATCTTGAGGTGTACTACCAGTACGAATGGGAGCCCATCGAGATACCCACGCCGGGCTCCTTTATGTCGTTCATTGATGTGGGTAGTGACAACCTGCGCGACAACGTCAACCTGACATTCAGTGGCCATGAAGACCCGGATGGCGTCGCGTCCTTCGTGGACAACCCATTGGCTTTGATTACGCCCTTGTCTCCAACGGGTGAACTGCTGCCAGAAAGACGAGCCAGAGACAGTGGCCAGTTTGGTGTCGCATTGAAGCGTTACTTCTATGACCTGAATAACGGTACGGAGTTTGGTCTGTACTTCATGAACTATCATTCCAAATTGCCGTATGCGAGTTTCTATGCAGCTGACGCCAGCTGTGCGCGTCGCGAAGGCAATACCGCAGGAATTGATGCAACGAACACCTTTGAGTTTTTGCAGGCATGCCCGAATCTGCCGCTGACCAGTTCGCTGCAAGCACAGACCGCTCTGGCTCTGGAGGTCGCCCAGCTGGCAGTGACGAACCCGGGAGTATTGCTTACGGACTTCGGCGCAACCAACCCGGTCACGGCGCTGACCGGTCTGACCAATCTGCTAGTGGGCAACCCCAACGAGCCGCTCAACGACACCCTGGCACTGGACTCGATCAAGGTTCAGTTGCAGTACCCGGAAGACATTCAGATGTACGGGGTGAGCTTTAATACCACCTTCGGGGAATACTCCTTCCAAGGTGAGGTCGCGTACCGACCCAATTTGCCGCTGCAGGTGGCGATTGCCGACCTGGCCTTTGCGGCGCTGGGGCCAACCCTCACTCGCTGCCATGACCAGAGCATTGGTTGTGCCGGTTCTCAGGCGAGTCGCGGGTATGACGAATCAGGAAACATCGTGACCTATGGCAGCAATGACTTCGTTGATGCGAGGGGTGAGAATCCATACACCGATACGATCAATCTGATCGTGGGCTCGCTACCGGGTTCGGCCCGGTCATTCCCGAGTTTTATCGAGCCTTACCGGCATGGCACGATCGGGGAAACTGCGCCGAACAGCTATATCCAGGGCTGGATTGACGGTCAGGTGAATCAGTACAACCTGGGGGCCACTCGGGTTCTGGGGGCCTCGGAAAACTGGATTTTCGCCGACCAGGTCATTCTGCTGTACGAGCTTGCGGCCACCCATGTGCTGAACATGCCCGATTTCCATGAGCTGCAGATTGAAGGGCCCTACACGGCTACAACGCACGCCAGTGCAGGTGCCGACGGCAGCGGTGCGGATGGTTCACAGTTGGCCTGCTCAAGCAATCCAACCTGCACAGTCGGCCCCGATGGATTGCGCTTTAATCCGTTTCAGGAACGTCGTAGTGCATTTGCTGATGCCTTCTCCTGGGGTTACCGGGTGGTCGGTCGGATTCGTTACGAATCGGTCTTGCCGGGGATCAGTGTCCAGCCTCTGTTTATCTGGCAGCACGACATCCACGGCAATGCTCCGGGGCCGGCGGCCAACTTTGTCGAGGGCCGGAAACAGCTCAACTTGCTACTGGAAGTCCAGCATGAGCGTGGTTATTCCTTCACGCTGGCGTACAACATGTTTACCGGGGCAGGGCGTGATAACAACTACGCGGACCGCGACAACCTTGGCTTCTTCCTGAAGTATCAGTTCTAG